Proteins encoded by one window of Planctomycetia bacterium:
- a CDS encoding VCBS repeat-containing protein, whose protein sequence is MTRTLSRFTLALVLGLGAASAAEAQEKPAPKISFKKTQLDTKFRAEGVAVGDFNKDGKLDIGHGEGYYAAPDWKLVPIREQAREFDPHSYSKCFQAFTDDFNKDGWDDIMVVEFPGTATVWLENPKGAERPWARHVVADVTNNESPDYLDVDGDGKREFVLGTSADPKASDGPEKYIAIARPDADPLAKWKLAAVSEKGVPMANRFYHGFGIGDIDGDKIADLVTPNGWWKAPESKGSEGPWKFTEAKLGGAAAQMFVYDFDGDGDADVLSTAAHQLGMWWHEQTPEGWKTHDIDKSFSQTHAVCFVDLNGDGLMDFVTGKRYWAHGPKGDVDPGAPAVLAWFELKREAGKPTWTKHQIDDDSGIGTQFEMRDVSGDGLLDIAVSNKKGTFYFNQVRE, encoded by the coding sequence ATGACTCGCACCCTCTCCCGTTTCACGTTGGCTCTAGTGCTCGGCTTGGGTGCCGCTTCCGCAGCGGAGGCGCAAGAGAAGCCGGCGCCCAAAATCTCGTTCAAGAAGACGCAGCTCGACACGAAGTTCCGCGCCGAAGGGGTGGCCGTCGGCGATTTCAACAAAGACGGCAAGCTCGACATCGGCCACGGCGAGGGCTACTACGCCGCGCCGGATTGGAAGCTCGTGCCGATTCGCGAACAGGCGCGCGAGTTCGATCCGCATAGCTACAGCAAATGCTTCCAGGCCTTTACCGACGACTTCAACAAAGACGGCTGGGACGACATCATGGTCGTCGAGTTTCCCGGCACTGCGACCGTATGGCTGGAGAACCCGAAGGGGGCCGAACGGCCTTGGGCTCGGCACGTCGTCGCCGACGTGACGAACAACGAGAGCCCCGACTATCTCGACGTCGATGGGGACGGCAAGCGCGAGTTCGTGCTCGGCACCTCGGCCGACCCGAAGGCGTCGGACGGTCCGGAGAAATACATTGCGATCGCTCGGCCGGATGCCGATCCGCTCGCGAAGTGGAAGCTCGCGGCGGTGTCGGAGAAGGGGGTTCCGATGGCGAATCGGTTCTACCACGGCTTCGGCATCGGCGACATCGACGGCGATAAGATCGCCGACCTCGTCACCCCCAACGGCTGGTGGAAAGCTCCGGAGAGCAAGGGGAGCGAAGGGCCTTGGAAGTTCACCGAGGCGAAGCTCGGCGGCGCCGCAGCGCAGATGTTCGTCTACGATTTCGACGGCGACGGCGATGCCGACGTTCTCTCGACCGCGGCCCATCAGCTCGGCATGTGGTGGCACGAGCAGACGCCGGAAGGTTGGAAGACGCACGACATCGACAAGAGCTTTTCGCAAACGCACGCCGTCTGCTTCGTCGACCTGAACGGCGACGGCCTGATGGACTTCGTGACCGGCAAGCGGTACTGGGCGCACGGCCCTAAGGGAGACGTCGACCCGGGGGCTCCGGCCGTGCTCGCGTGGTTCGAGTTGAAGCGCGAAGCGGGCAAGCCGACTTGGACGAAGCACCAGATCGACGACGACAGCGGCATCGGCACGCAATTCGAAATGCGCGACGTCAGCGGCGACGGCCTGCTCGACATCGCCGTCTCCAACAAAAAGGGGACATTCTACTTTAATCAGGTGCGCGAGTAG
- a CDS encoding ROK family protein — MTVEPNWAAGVDIGGTKIGVGLVDRAGEIVAEISFPTEAAAGFERGVARIVAAIDGCLAQAGRTRQVLEGVGVGCAGPVHPGRGTIDNPHTLPTWDGVEIVSPLRREFGLPAVLENDADAAAVGEAYFGAGAGRRSVVMITYGTGVGSGALFDGRIYRGAMETHPEIGHVPVDPNGPLCYCGLRGCFESIASGTAISAAGATAGIGDARRVFAAFAEGNPTARDIVERALRATYTAVWSIQHTLLPERLILGGGIIDDHFELFAGAARQAIDGAVMNPRGSTDVVRATLGNRAGIVGAAQLVRIGKA; from the coding sequence GTGACGGTCGAGCCGAACTGGGCCGCCGGCGTCGATATCGGCGGCACGAAAATCGGGGTCGGCTTGGTCGACCGAGCGGGAGAGATCGTCGCGGAAATTTCCTTTCCGACCGAAGCGGCGGCCGGGTTCGAGCGCGGAGTCGCGCGCATCGTCGCGGCGATCGACGGCTGCCTAGCGCAAGCCGGCCGGACACGGCAAGTGCTCGAAGGGGTCGGCGTCGGGTGTGCCGGGCCGGTGCATCCCGGGCGCGGAACGATCGACAATCCGCATACGCTGCCGACCTGGGACGGAGTCGAGATCGTCTCGCCGCTGCGGCGCGAGTTCGGCTTGCCGGCCGTGTTGGAAAACGACGCCGATGCGGCAGCCGTCGGCGAAGCGTACTTCGGAGCAGGGGCCGGCCGGCGCAGCGTCGTGATGATTACCTACGGCACCGGCGTCGGGTCGGGTGCGCTGTTCGATGGGCGCATCTATCGTGGCGCGATGGAGACGCATCCCGAGATCGGCCATGTGCCGGTCGATCCGAACGGCCCGCTGTGCTACTGCGGCCTGCGCGGGTGCTTCGAGTCGATCGCGTCGGGCACCGCGATCTCGGCGGCCGGAGCCACGGCGGGGATCGGCGATGCGCGACGCGTGTTCGCAGCGTTTGCCGAGGGGAATCCGACGGCGCGCGACATCGTCGAACGGGCGCTGCGCGCGACCTATACGGCCGTCTGGTCGATCCAGCATACGCTGTTGCCCGAGCGCTTGATTCTCGGCGGCGGCATCATCGACGACCACTTCGAGTTGTTCGCCGGCGCGGCGCGGCAAGCGATCGACGGTGCCGTGATGAATCCGCGCGGGTCGACCGATGTCGTTCGTGCGACGCTCGGGAATCGAGCGGGAATCGTCGGCGCGGCGCAGTTGGTGCGCATCGGCAAGGCTTAG
- a CDS encoding amidohydrolase, with protein GTRLALLEMLLGGTTTYVDMYYFEYAVADETAKAGMRGVIGQAMLDFPAPDFKTWDESVAGMQKFLKQWKGHPLITPAVAPHAPYTVSPEHLQTAAKLAADHGVPIIIHVSETKAELATMQERYKATPIEHLDRLGVLGPNLIAKHVVWATDAELLTLKKHGVGVVHNPQSNMKLASGIAPVPKMLELKIPVALGTDGASSNNDLDMWGEIDTVAKLHKVATLDATVVSAREAVAMGTIEGARAIHMDDEIGSLEVGKKADVIVIDLDAAHEVPLYDVYSHLAYTVKASDVQTVVVGGKVVIEDRVPKTLDPKSIFAEARKYRDKVRAVVGK; from the coding sequence CCGGCACTCGGCTCGCGCTCTTAGAAATGCTCCTCGGCGGCACCACGACGTACGTCGACATGTACTACTTCGAGTACGCCGTGGCCGACGAAACCGCGAAGGCCGGCATGCGGGGCGTCATCGGTCAGGCGATGCTCGACTTCCCCGCACCCGACTTCAAGACCTGGGACGAATCGGTTGCGGGTATGCAAAAGTTCCTGAAGCAGTGGAAAGGTCATCCGCTGATCACACCGGCCGTGGCGCCGCACGCGCCGTACACCGTTTCGCCCGAGCATCTGCAAACCGCGGCGAAGCTCGCGGCCGATCACGGAGTGCCGATCATCATTCACGTCTCGGAGACGAAGGCCGAGCTCGCCACGATGCAGGAGCGCTACAAAGCGACGCCGATCGAGCATCTCGATCGACTCGGAGTGCTCGGGCCGAATCTGATCGCGAAGCACGTCGTCTGGGCGACCGACGCCGAACTGTTGACGCTCAAGAAGCACGGCGTCGGCGTGGTGCACAATCCGCAATCGAATATGAAGCTCGCCTCCGGCATCGCGCCGGTTCCGAAGATGCTCGAGCTCAAGATTCCGGTAGCGCTCGGCACCGACGGCGCTTCATCAAACAACGACCTCGACATGTGGGGCGAGATCGACACCGTGGCCAAGCTGCACAAAGTGGCGACGCTCGACGCTACGGTCGTTTCGGCTCGCGAGGCCGTGGCGATGGGGACGATCGAAGGAGCCCGAGCGATTCACATGGACGACGAAATCGGCTCGCTCGAAGTCGGCAAGAAGGCCGACGTGATCGTCATCGACCTCGACGCCGCCCACGAGGTCCCGCTCTACGACGTCTATTCGCACCTCGCCTACACGGTGAAGGCGAGCGATGTGCAAACCGTCGTCGTCGGGGGCAAAGTCGTGATCGAGGATCGAGTGCCGAAGACGCTCGACCCGAAATCGATCTTCGCCGAGGCCCGCAAGTATCGCGACAAAGTGCGTGCAGTCGTCGGCAAGTGA